From Phycodurus eques isolate BA_2022a chromosome 13, UOR_Pequ_1.1, whole genome shotgun sequence, a single genomic window includes:
- the lrrc8da gene encoding volume-regulated anion channel subunit LRRC8D has protein sequence MFTVTEFASLNDVHPTYRILKPWWDVFMDYLSLVMLMLALFAMTMQITKDQVACLPFMEESQENSGNYSYPTHTAQEVVAAMAKGGEKCTNQHQAPGIKTNLDFQQYVFINQMCYHLVLPWYSKFFPYLILINTVILMVSSNFWFKFPKTSSKIEHFVSILCRCFESPWTTKAVSETACEDSEENKQRLSGTSFAIKKASLEGKEEGSSSTLTSPMLEGVVSADMPIAEAPTASMPILDKKDGEQAKALFEKVRKFRAHVEDNDFIYRFYAAQTIFKTATFISMLSYTSSFLVKINFIHICETDVKALVGYGKFFCTHNMAFMLDKVLICYIALMIMYGMVCLYSLFWVFRGPLKEYSFEKVREESSFSDIPDVKNDFAFLLHMVDQYDQLYSKRFGVFLSEVSENKLREISLNHEWNFKKARKCVTRNAQDQQELHLKNLFGLPNVVFDLTDLEVLKLEKIPEVRFTANVSQMTSLRELHLYECPAKVEQTGFAFLRDHLHSLHISFTDVAEIPTWVFLLRNLRELYIIGNLSSENNRMVGLESMRDLRHLKTLYLKSNLPKLPTNITDVSHHLVRLVVHNDGTKLFGLNTLKKMTNLIVLEFHSCELEKIPHAIFSLLNLQELDLKSNNIRTIEEIVSFQHLKRLTCLKLWYNQITAIPSSIVQGKSLEALHLSHNKLVSLPPALFRLPKLQYLDVAHNLIQVLPPDVGILLDLLHLDITSNKLETLPKNLFKCTKLRVLCLGHNELRELSEAVGDLVQLNHLELKGNSLERLPAQLGNCRRLLRNEFLVEDHLYMTLPVEVKENISRDSAMASTSVL, from the coding sequence ATGTTCACAGTCACCGAGTTTGCCTCCTTGAATGACGTCCATCCAACATACCGCATCTTGAAGCCATGGTGGGATGTCTTCATGGACTACCTGAGCCTGGTCATGCTGATGTTGGCACTATTCGCCATGACCATGCAGATCACCAAGGACCAGGTAGCTTGCCTTCCTTTCATGGAGGAATCACAGGAGAACTCTGGAAATTACTCCTATCCCACACATACTGCGCAGGAAGTAGTTGCTGCGATGGCTAAGGGAGGCGAGAAATGCACTAATCAGCATCAAGCACCGGGAatcaagacaaatttggactTTCAGCAGTATGTGTTTATCAACCAAATGTGTTATCACCTTGTCTTGCCCTGGTATTCCAAATTCTTCCCCTACCTCATCCTGATCAACACTGTTATCCTTATGGTCAGCAGCAATTTCTGGTTCAAATTTCCCAAGACGAGCTCTAAAATAGAACACTTCGTTTCCATTCTGTGTCGATGTTTCGAGTCTCCTTGGACTACTAAGGCGGTGTCTGAAACGGCCTGCGAAGACTCTGAGGAGAACAAGCAGAGGTTGAGCGGTACCTCTTTTGCAATTAAGAAGGCTTCTTTAGAGGGGAAGGAGGAAGGTTCCAGTTCCACCTTAACCTCCCCTATGCTTGAAGGTGTGGTCTCTGCAGATATGCCCATTGCCGAAGCACCGACGGCCAGTATGCCCATATTGGATAAAAAGGACGGGGAGCAGGCCAAAGCCCTGTTTGAGAAAGTGCGGAAGTTCCGAGCTCACGTGGAGGACAACGATTTCATCTACAGGTTTTACGCAGCTCAGACCATTTTCAAAACGGCCACATTTATTTCAATGCTCTCCTACACCTCGAGCTTTTTGGTTAAAATTAATTTTATACACATCTGTGAGACCGATGTCAAAGCGTTGGTAGGGTATGGGAAGTTCTTTTGTACGCATAACATGGCTTTCATGTTGGACAAGGTGCTTATTTGCTACATAGCTCTGATGATAATGTATGGGATGGTGTGTCTTTACTCCCTCTTTTGGGTATTTCGAGGACCTTTGAAGGAGTATTCCTTTGAGAAAGTCAGAGAAGAGAGTAGCTTTAGTGACATTCCAGATGTCAAAAATGACTTTGCATTCCTCTTACACATGGTTGACCAATACGACCAACTATATTCCAAGCGCTTTGGTGTATTCCTGTCTGAGGTGAGCGAGAACAAGCTAAGGGAGATTAGCCTCAATCACGAGTGGAACTTCAAAAAAGCGAGGAAGTGCGTGACCCGTAATGCACAAGACCAGCAGGAGCTGCACCTTAAGAATCTCTTTGGTCTACCAAATGTGGTCTTCGACCTCACCGACTTGGAGGTGCTCAAGCTGGAGAAGATTCCCGAGGTCAGATTTACTGCTAACGTCTCTCAGATGACCAGTCTGAGGGAGCTGCACCTCTACGAGTGTCCCGCCAAAGTGGAGCAGACGGGTTTTGCCTTCCTCCGCGACCATCTCCACAGCCTTCACATCAGTTTTACTGATGTTGCCGAGATCCCGACGTGGGTCTTCTTGCTGAGGAATTTGCGAGAGCTTTACATCATCGGGAATTTGAGCTCTGAAAATAACAGGATGGTCGGTCTGGAATCCATGAGGGACTTGCGCCATTTAAAGACATTATACCTGAAGAGCAACCTCCCAAAATTGCCCACCAACATCACAGACGTGTCACACCACCTGGTTAGATTAGTGGTGCACAACGACGGCACAAAACTATTCGGACTGAATACTCTGAAAAAAATGACCAACCTCATCGTCCTGGAATTTCACAGTTGTGAGCTGGAGAAGATTCCTCACGCTATTTTCAGCTTGCTCAACCTGCAGGAGCTTGATCTGAAGTCGAACAACATCCGGACCATAGAGGAGATCGTCAGCTTCCAGCACCTCAAGAGGCTGACGTGTCTCAAATTGTGGTACAACCAAATCACAGCAATCCCCTCCTCCATTGTCCAGGGCAAGTCTCTGGAGGCTCTCCACCTCTCACACAATAAACTGGTGTCCCTGCCACCGGCATTGTTCAGACTACCTAAACTACAATACTTGGATGTGGCCCACAACTTAATCCAGGTGCTCCCGCCGGATGTGGGTATCCTGCTAGACCTGCTGCACCTGGACATCACTTCCAATAAGCTGGAGACGTTGCCCAAGAATCTGTTTAAGTGCACCAAGCTGAGGGTGCTGTGCTTGGGCCACAACGAGCTTAGGGAACTGTCAGAGGCTGTGGGCGACCTGGTTCAGCTCAATCATCTGGAGCTGAAGGGCAACAGTCTGGAAAGGCTGCCTGCGCAGCTTGGCAACTGCCGCCGGCTGCTCAGGAATGAGTTCCTAGTGGAGGATCACCTCTACATGACGCTGCCTGTGGAAGTCAAGGAAAACATTAGCCGAGACAGCGCTATGGCCAGTACAAGTGTCTTAtag